The sequence below is a genomic window from Novosphingobium sp. KACC 22771.
CTATCGCCAGCGGGCCTATCAGCGCCTGAGCATCACGAGTCCTTTCGAGCTCAGTTCGCTGGTCACCCACTGAGGTTGGGCGAAAAGGAAAGGCAAACTGCATGCAGCGTCGAAACTTCCTGAGCGGCGCGGTGGCTGCCGTCTCCCTTCCGGCCATGGCGAAGGCCGAGCCGGGCGCTTCGGGTGGCCGGCTTGAGCCGCTGGCGCTTGGCCCTGTGCGGGCGTTGCTGGCGCGGCCCCGGCGAACGGGCGGCGTTGGGGTGATCCTGCAACCGACCATTGCCGCCATAGATGACTATATGACCAGAACGGCCCTGTCGCTGGCCGAATTGGGGCATACGGTGCTGATCTGGGACCCCTATCGCGGGGAAAGACCGCCGCAGGACATGCGTGGCCAGCTCGAAAGATCGCGCGGCATCGCCGATGATGATGCGATGCATGACCTGATGGCCTGCAGCGAGCATTTGAGCGGGGCGCTGGGGATGCGCCGCGTCGCAACGATTGGCTGGTGTCTCGGCGGGCGTTTCGGGCTGTTGCAGGGCGGGCTGGATCAACGCATCGATCTGGTTTGCGCCTATAATCCCACCATCTACGCTGCGCGGCCCGTGCCGCTCTATGGCATTCCCACCAGCAAGGCGGACTTCCCGGGGCAAACGCTGGATGAGTTCGCCCTTGCGGCGCATATTCGCGGGCCGGTGCAGGTGTGCCGTCCGGGCAAGGATCTGGCGCAGCCCGCCGAATATCAGCGCTTGCAAGAGGTGCTTTACGCCCGGCAGGCGCCAACGCTGATCAACTATTTCCCGCAGGCCGAACACGGGTTCGCCTATCATGTTGCCACGCAGGGGGACCGAGCCGCCGCCGCCATTGCCTGGCCCGCGACGCTCGCGCTGATCGCCGGCTTCTAGGCCGGTGTATAGAAGACCAGCGCAATCCCGCCCGCCAGAACGGTAAAGCGTTTTTCGTGCTTGCCTTGCTCGATGGGTCCAGCGCTGAGCCCGGCTGCCTGGCAGGCAGTCCGGGCTTCGCGCAGATCGGCCACCTTGACCATGGCGCCGGACCCGTAGGGCGCTTCTTCAGCCGAGGCCAGCGCGATCCGGCCTGAGGGTGGATCAAACTGCGCCCAGCGATCCCCATCGATGAAGGTGGCCTTCATCCCCAGCAGTCGCGACCATTCGTCGACTGCTGGGGCGATGGAGGCCACCTGAAAAACGGGAACCAGCTTCACGCGGGCTCTTCCGCGCGCTCGCCTGCAAAGAGCGGCATGACCGCGCCGGCGAAACGTTCAAGGCTGGTGCGGTCCCCGGCGGTGTCGAGCAGCAGGACATGTTCGACGCCCTGTTCGCGCAGACTGTGCAGGCGGCGAACGATCTGCTCATGCGTTCCGATCAGCCAGGTGTCGTCGGCATCGCCGCTCGCCGTGGGCGGGCGGTAGAGCGTGCCCCCGCTTTGCTGCGGATCGGATGACAGGCGGCGGTTGTTGGCCAGCACATGGTGGTGATGTTCCAGTGCATCGCGGGTTTCGGCCTCGCTGCTGGTCAGGTGAAAGGCGCGGGTGACGCCCACACGGGTCGGGTCGAACCGCTGGCCCTGCGCCTCGACAGCAGCCCGGAACACGGCGACTCTGGCGCCGATCTGGCCGGCATCGCTGAACTGGTCGAGCAGGACATTGTAGCCCTGATGGGCGGCCTTGCGGATCGAACCGTCACTGGCGGCGGCGACCCAGACCGGCGGGTGAGGTTTCTGCACCGGCTTGGCGTCGATCACGGCATCGGTGAAATTCCAGTATTTACCCGCATGCGAAAAGCGGCCCGGCGCCGACCATGCCTTTTCCAGCACTGCCACCGCTTCGTCATAGCGCGCTTGCAGTTCCTCGCCGGGAATGCCGAAGCCCTGGCATTCGGTGAAGCGGAAACCCCGGCCAATGCCGCATTCGAACCGCCCGTTTGATAGCAGGTCAAGCGTGCCGACCTCTTCGGCGAACAGCAGCGGATTATGCCAGGGCAGGATCGTGACCGCCGTGCCGAGGCGCATTCTGGTGGTGCGCGCGGCAAGATAGGACAGCACCATCATCGAGGACGGGATCTGGGGCAGCCCGGTGAAATGATGCTCGGTAAGGAAGGCCGACTCAAAGCCCAGGCGTTCGGCATGGATGACGTAATCAACCACTTGATGCAGGATCGCCTGATGCTCTCCAGCGGCGCTAGGATTTTCCCATATTCCCAGAAACAGGCCGAATTTCATCCCTTTTTCTCCCTATTGGCTTGCCCTATCAATAAGGCCGATACTGGCGCTGGTCTGTCCGTCCGATCGGGGACAGGCGCCCAATAAAGAAAGCAGGATGCCTATGGTGCAGATGGTGCGGGTCGATACCGACCCCATTCCCTCAATGGTTTTCGCAGCTTATCGCAGCGTGGTGGCCGGGCTTGGGTCGGACAGTTTCTACAAGGATCTTTCGGCGGCGGTGGAGCGGCAGATGCACGTTGACCGGCTCTATGTGTTCGATGGTCGAGGCCGGGCAGATGCTCTTGAAGCGCTGGTTTCCGAGACGGAGGAGGACAAACCTCCCGTTTCCCACGAGACTTACGCGCATCGCTTTCTGCCGGTTGATCCCATTCAGGCCGCGATTGACGCCGCCACGGCGGACAGCCAGTTGTTCCGGGTCGTGGTGCGGCCATCGGATATTGTCGTTCCGGCCTATCGTGAGATGTTGTTGCGCTCGAACATCACCGAGCGCGTGTCTTTCGTCGAGCGGCGGGGGCGTGGCTGGCGATGCGCCACGGTGGCGCGGCGCGGCGCGGCGGGCGGGTTTTCGCCTCTGGAGCTGGCGTGGTTGGGCGGGTTCTGGCGGCTGGTGTCTGCCCTGATTGATCGCCACCGCGAACTCGTGGGGGAAGTGGTGGAGGACCGTGGCGAGCGGTTGGCGGAACTTGAGCAGCGGTTTGCCACCCGTTATCCGCAATTGACCCTGCGCGAGCGGCAGATTTGCGCTCGTGCGGCCATTGGGATCTCGATCGAGGGCACAGCCCTTGATCTGGGCATCGGCACTTCCTCGGTGCTGACCTATCGCAAGCGGGCCTATCAGCGACTCGAAGTGACCAGCGCCTATGAGCTTGCCCGCCTGGTTATGCGTTGATCCATTTGTCCTGGAGCGATTGCCGTTCAAGCTGACGCGAACGGAAAAGCAACGCTCAAGCGCCGCGCGGGCTGATCGCGCAAGTCGTTTTCGGGGCGGGTGAAATGTCCCCTTCCCAGATGACAGCACGCGCCGCGTGCTGCGTTAGCCTTGGTGTGCGCCACAAACAGGAGCCACCATGGACCCGCAAAAGTTCAGTACCACTCGCCGCAATTTCCTGACGACAGCATCGGCGGGCGGGTTGGTTCTGGCCCATCCTGCCCGCGCCACGGTGGCCACGGCAAAGGCCCCGGAAGCGCGCGGGCGCAGTGTGGCCCATGCGCCCCATCCCGCGCTGGAAATCGCGCCTGTTCCGGCGCCCGCGCCCTCTGCGCGGCGGCCTGAGTCGGCAGGGGCCGAAACGGCGGGGGGGGATCGGCGCTTCGCCAGCGATTACATGGTGGATTGCCTGAAGGCCCTGGACCTGACCACGATCAGCGAAATTCCCGGCAGCACTTTTGCCGCTCTTCAGGAATCGATCATCCACGCAGCCGGTCGCGCAGGATCCGATATTTCCATGCTGACGGTCACGCATGAGGAAATCGGGGTGGCCTTTGCGCATGGCTATGCCAAGGCCAGCGGCAAAATTGCGGCGGCGCTGGTCCATTCGACCGTCGGGCTTCAGCATGCCTCAATGGCAATCTATAACGCCTGGTGCGACAGGGCGCCGGTGGTGACGCTGGCCGGATCTCTGACGAATCCTGTTGCCCGGGATGGGTTTGTCGACTGGCTGCACAGCGTGTCGGACGGGCCGGGCCTGACCCGCGACTTTACCAAGTTTGACGAAACCCCGCGCAGCTTGCCGCATTTCGCCTCGTCGCTGACCCGCGCCTATCGGATGGCGGCGACTCCACCTTGCGGCCCGGTGGTGTTGGCGCTCGATCTCGATCTGCAGGAGGAGGAGATCCCGGCAGGCACGCGGCTGCCGCCCGTGGCCAAGCCGGTGATCATTCCGCCGCAGGGCGAGGCGGCGGCTCTGCTTGAGGCGGCCAAGATACTCGCCGGGGCCAAGGCGCCGGTCATTTTGGTGGACCGGGCGGCCCGTACCCCGCAAGGCTTGGCGCTGATGGTGGAACTGGCTGAACTGTTGCAGGCCGCCGTGGTCGATATGGGCGGGCGGATGAACTTCCCATGGCGTCACCCGCTCAACCAGACCTCGCGGCGTGGCGCGGCGCTGCGCGAGGCTGATGTGGTGCTGGCGCTCGAAGTGCAGGACATGGCCGGACAGACGGCACCAGCCCGCAAGGCGCGCAAGCTTAGCATCAGCACCTATGATTATTATCTCAAGGCCAATTATCAGGCCTTTGAGGAATTGGCGCAGCCCGAACTGGCCATCGCCGGCGATGCCGAGGCCTCACTGCCGACCCTGATCGCGGCGCTTCGCAGCGCCATTCCGGCTGCCGGGCGCACCGCCATTGCTGATCGCGGCGCCCGGCTTGCGGCGGCGAGCGCCGCCGCGCTGGTCGCATCGCGCGATGCCGCCGCAGTGGGTTGGGACAGACAACCCATCACAACGGCCAGAATGTATGCCGAGGTCTATGATCAGATCCGCGACAAGGATTGGGCCTTGCTCAATGCGGGCCATTTCCAGAGCTTTTGGGGCCCGCAATTGTGGAACGCCAAACATTATTACCAATATATCGGTGATTCCGGGGCCTATGGCCTTGGTTATCTGCCGGGCGCGGCGGTGGGCGCGGCCTATGCCTGCAAGGCAGAGGGGCGTCTGCCCATCGTCTTTGGCGGTGACGGTGATTTCATGATGACGCCGGGCGCCTTGTGGACCGCAGCTTTCCACCAGATCCCGCTGCTCTACATCATCCACAATAATGGCGGCTATCATCAGGAGAAGATGAAGGTTCAGCTACAGGCCAATGAGCGCGACCGAGGCGTTACCACCGCTTCGACGGGCTGTGTCCTGCCGGGGCTGGATTATGCCGTGATTGCGCGCGGCATGGGCGTGGCCGGACAAAGGGTGACCGATCCGGCCGATTTGCGCGGCGCCATCAAACGCGCGCTCGATGTGGTGTCGCGGGGTGAGCCTGCGTTGATCGATGTTGTTTCACAGGGGCGCTGACCATGACTTTCAGACTTTTGCTCGCCGCTGCGCTGGCCGTTATTCCGGGGCCTGTCATGGCCCGTTCGCAAGCTGGTGACGCGCCCGGCGGCGCAGAGTTCAAGGCCTATGGCTGCGCCGCCTGCCATGGCACAACCGGCGCGGGCGGGGGCTGGCAAGGCCCAAGGCTTGCTCCCGCTCCGCTGCCCTATGCGGCCTTTCTGGCGCAATTGCGCGAACCGGCCAGCAAGATGCCGCGCTATAGCGAAAAAGTATTGCCAGAGGAAACGGTCCGCCTGATCTACGGCTATCTGCAATCCATCGGGCCGGGCAAACGCGCCGCCGATATTGGCATGCTCAACCATTGATGGGGGGGCATCATCTTCGCCGGGCCTTGGCGCTCGCACTGTGCTGCTTTGCCAGCGTGCCGGTATCGGCTGCCGCAGACGCGCCGACGGGTTTTGCCATCTGCGCGACCTGTCATGGCGCGCATGGCGAAGGCAGCGATGCAGGCCCCGAACTCAGGGGCGTGCTTGGCCGCAAGGCAGCGAGCGGCACTGATTTTGCCTATTCCGCGGCTATGCGACGGTCGGGCAAGGTCTGGACCGAAGCCGAGATTGCCGCCTTTCTGCTCAACCCGCAGGCCGCAGTGCCGGGCACACGCATGGCCTATCCGGGGGCAAGCACCCCGGCGGAGGCGGCTGCCCTGGCGGCCTATGTCGCCATGTTGAAATGAGGGATCGGCGCAAGTCCTCTGGGCAAAGGACAGACAGCGGACAGACCCGAGCCTAACTGGCCAAGAGAAAAATATAAAAGGGAGGAATTATGAAAAAGCTCTATGCCCTTGGTGTGTCGCTGGGGGCTCTGCTCATGGCTTCGCAATCGGCTTTCGCCCAGTCAAGTTCGGGCCGGTCAAGTTCGAGTCAATCGAGCCAGACGGAACCCTCTGCCGGCAATTCCGGCGGCAAGCTTGAGGAAATCATCGTGACCGCCCAAAGGCGGCAGGAAAGTCTTCAGAAGGCGGCCCTTGCGATCACGGCTGTCACCGGAGACCAGTTGCAAAGTCGCGGCGTAACCTCGATGGAAGGGCTGGGGCGCATGACAGCCGGGCTGCAAATCACGCCATCGGCTGGTCCTTATTCCACCTTTACCGTGCGCGGCATCACCCAGCTCAGTGGGAATGCTTTTGCCGACCCTTCGGTGGCGGTCAATCTCAATGGCGTCTATCTCGCCAGCCCTACGGCGATGCGGGGCCTGTTTTATGATCTGGAACGGGTCGAAGTGCTAAAAGGGCCGCAAGGCACGCTTTATGGCCGCAATGCCACGGCTGGTGCGATCAATATCATCCCCAAGCGCCCGAAATTCGAATTCGGCGCGGAGGCCGGTGTCGATGTTGGCAACTATAACCGCGCCGATGTGAATGGCGCGATCAATGTGCCCCTCTCCAGCACCGTTGCGGTGCGGGTTGCGGGCCAGCGTGTGCGGCGCGATGGCTATTTCAGCGATGGGTCGAGCGATGAGAATGTCCAGGCGCTCCGGGCGCAAGTGCTGTTCGAGCCGAGCGCCGACTTTTCGCTGCTGCTCAGCGGGGATTATGCGCATCAGGGCGGGATGGGGGCTGGCGCCACGCTGCGCCGCCGCTGTGCCGCGATGGTGCCGCCGCAGACCGGTGGGCATGATGGCAATTGCTTCGTGGCCTCTCCCTATACCGGCCTGTCCGATCTCTCGGCGGAATATACCCGCTATGGTTTTGCCCCCCAGCCGCGCAACATTTATGATGACAGCTATTATTACGGAGTTTCGCTCAATGCGGATTGGAAGACCGATCTGGGCACGGTGACCTTCATCGGCGGCTATCGCAGTTCGGATGTGAACTGGCGCAATTCGGCGCCAAGCTGGCAGTTTATTGCCAAGGACCGGCCACGCCAGAAGTCTGCCGAATTGCGCCTTGCCTCGCCCTCCGGTCGGCGGTTGCAATATGTGCTGGGCGCTTATTACCTGGATACGGAAAACCACTCGCGCCAGAACGGGGAAAACTCCGCCACCCCCAACTTCAGTGACCAGTTCAACAATCTGACCGGGTGGACCGGGGCGCTTTTCAGCCAGCTCAGCTATGCGCTGACCGATACTTTCAGAGTGACCGGCGGCCTGCGCTACACTTATGAACACAAGAACAGCGACAGTCGGCGCTATGTTCTGGCCAATCTTGTCGGCCCTGATCCCGTAATTCCCGCTTCAGAGTCGACCAATCTGACGCCAGCCTATCTGCAACAATCGGCGAGCTGGAAGCGGGTGAACTGGAAGGCAGGCGTGGAATGGGACGCCGGGCCGCGCAACATGCTCTATGCCAATGTCAGCACAGGTTTCAAGGCCGGGGGCTTCTTTTATGGCCCTGCGCAAGTGGTCAACGGGGTGAGCAGCGCTTGCGCAACAAATTGCATCTACCAGCCCGAACAGGTCACTTCCTATGTGATCGGATCGAAGAACCGGTTTCTTGATAACCGCCTTCAGCTGAACGTCGAAGCCTTCTACATCGACTACAAGGATCAGCAGATCAGCGTAGTAAAACTGTTCGACATCGGCGGGGCGCTGTCTTCGGTGCTGGTTACCGACAATGCGGGCAAATCGCGCAATTACGGGGTAGAGCTTGAGGCCGATTTCATGGCCACGCGCCATACAAGGCTCAACACGCAGATTCAGTATCTCAACAGCAAGTATCAGAACTTCTCCTATCTTACCTCTGCGGCAGGCGCACCGCCATCCTCTTCCAGCTGCGCGATCACCCCGGCGGCCGTTGCGGGGCAGGTGAATGTCAATTGTTCAGGCCAGCCAGGCCTGCGCACGCCCAAATGGCGCGTGCTGGGGGGCATAGAGCAGACCATTCCGCTGGCCAGCGGGGCGAGGTTCAAGCTTGGCGCCAGCGCGCGGTATGAATCCGCGTTCCAAAGCGATGTGTCCTATATTCCGGAAACGATGAGCTATGCCACCGCCAGGGTGGATATGAACCTTGGCTATACCAGCAAGGACGACAGGCTTTCGATCACCGCCTATGTCGATAATCTGACCAATGTGGTGACCATCACCAGCGCCACGATGAACACCAGCTATGCCCGCACCCGCATCGCGGCGGCAGGCCCGAGCCAGTTGGTGGGCGTCAACCTCGCACCGCCGCGGACCTTCGGCTTGCGTGCACAAGTGAAATTCTGAAACGGAGCATCTGATGACGACTTACAATGACGGGCGCGAACAGGCGGGGCTTGCGATCATCGAGCAACTGGGCTGGGGCCAGAACGAGGAGGTTCGCGCGCTGGATGAAGACCTCTGGCGGATCATTTCGGAAGCCAATTTCGGAACGATCTGGGCGCGTGAGGGCCTGTCTCTGCGTGATCGCGAGTTGATCTGCATGTCGATCCTGATCGCGATCGGGGCGCCGGGCGTTTCGATCCATTTCAAACATGCGAAGAACCTTGGCTTTACCGACGAGGAACTGAAGGAGATCATCATCCAGACGATACCCTATGCCGGATTGCCCAAGGCGCTGGGCGCGATGGCGCTGCTGCGCCGGATCCAGCAGGGCAGCAATCCGGAGCTTTGACCCATGCGGGTGCTTCTGATCATCGGACCGGCCATGGCGGGGCAGGGGGCGCAACTGATTGCGCGGCTGTCAGCGGCGGGGCTGGAGGTTGAGCTGGGCCAGGCGCCGGATGCTGGAGAGGACTGGCATGTCGATGCCGACATTCTCGCCGGGCCGGGCTGGCTGCCTTGCGACAGCGCCTTGTTCCAGCGCTCTCCCCGATTGCGCCGCCTTGTGGCCATCGGCATCGGCACCGAGGGCTTCGATCGGGCAGAGGCGGCCCGCCGCGGTATCGATGTACGCAACGGGGCAACCCGCGAGAATGTGCAGGGCATGGCCAGCGCGACCATCCTGTTGATGATGGCGCTGGCGCATCGCCTGCCCGATGCCGTGGCGGCATGCCGGGCGGGCGGACGGCGCGCCATGGCGGGTGTGCGCAGCCTGGATGACATGGTGGTGGGGCTGATCGGTTATGGCGCGATCGGATCCCTTGTCGCGGCGCGGTTG
It includes:
- a CDS encoding dienelactone hydrolase family protein; protein product: MQRRNFLSGAVAAVSLPAMAKAEPGASGGRLEPLALGPVRALLARPRRTGGVGVILQPTIAAIDDYMTRTALSLAELGHTVLIWDPYRGERPPQDMRGQLERSRGIADDDAMHDLMACSEHLSGALGMRRVATIGWCLGGRFGLLQGGLDQRIDLVCAYNPTIYAARPVPLYGIPTSKADFPGQTLDEFALAAHIRGPVQVCRPGKDLAQPAEYQRLQEVLYARQAPTLINYFPQAEHGFAYHVATQGDRAAAAIAWPATLALIAGF
- a CDS encoding LLM class flavin-dependent oxidoreductase, which encodes MKFGLFLGIWENPSAAGEHQAILHQVVDYVIHAERLGFESAFLTEHHFTGLPQIPSSMMVLSYLAARTTRMRLGTAVTILPWHNPLLFAEEVGTLDLLSNGRFECGIGRGFRFTECQGFGIPGEELQARYDEAVAVLEKAWSAPGRFSHAGKYWNFTDAVIDAKPVQKPHPPVWVAAASDGSIRKAAHQGYNVLLDQFSDAGQIGARVAVFRAAVEAQGQRFDPTRVGVTRAFHLTSSEAETRDALEHHHHVLANNRRLSSDPQQSGGTLYRPPTASGDADDTWLIGTHEQIVRRLHSLREQGVEHVLLLDTAGDRTSLERFAGAVMPLFAGERAEEPA
- a CDS encoding helix-turn-helix transcriptional regulator, producing MPMVQMVRVDTDPIPSMVFAAYRSVVAGLGSDSFYKDLSAAVERQMHVDRLYVFDGRGRADALEALVSETEEDKPPVSHETYAHRFLPVDPIQAAIDAATADSQLFRVVVRPSDIVVPAYREMLLRSNITERVSFVERRGRGWRCATVARRGAAGGFSPLELAWLGGFWRLVSALIDRHRELVGEVVEDRGERLAELEQRFATRYPQLTLRERQICARAAIGISIEGTALDLGIGTSSVLTYRKRAYQRLEVTSAYELARLVMR
- a CDS encoding thiamine pyrophosphate-binding protein; amino-acid sequence: MDPQKFSTTRRNFLTTASAGGLVLAHPARATVATAKAPEARGRSVAHAPHPALEIAPVPAPAPSARRPESAGAETAGGDRRFASDYMVDCLKALDLTTISEIPGSTFAALQESIIHAAGRAGSDISMLTVTHEEIGVAFAHGYAKASGKIAAALVHSTVGLQHASMAIYNAWCDRAPVVTLAGSLTNPVARDGFVDWLHSVSDGPGLTRDFTKFDETPRSLPHFASSLTRAYRMAATPPCGPVVLALDLDLQEEEIPAGTRLPPVAKPVIIPPQGEAAALLEAAKILAGAKAPVILVDRAARTPQGLALMVELAELLQAAVVDMGGRMNFPWRHPLNQTSRRGAALREADVVLALEVQDMAGQTAPARKARKLSISTYDYYLKANYQAFEELAQPELAIAGDAEASLPTLIAALRSAIPAAGRTAIADRGARLAAASAAALVASRDAAAVGWDRQPITTARMYAEVYDQIRDKDWALLNAGHFQSFWGPQLWNAKHYYQYIGDSGAYGLGYLPGAAVGAAYACKAEGRLPIVFGGDGDFMMTPGALWTAAFHQIPLLYIIHNNGGYHQEKMKVQLQANERDRGVTTASTGCVLPGLDYAVIARGMGVAGQRVTDPADLRGAIKRALDVVSRGEPALIDVVSQGR
- a CDS encoding c-type cytochrome, whose protein sequence is MTFRLLLAAALAVIPGPVMARSQAGDAPGGAEFKAYGCAACHGTTGAGGGWQGPRLAPAPLPYAAFLAQLREPASKMPRYSEKVLPEETVRLIYGYLQSIGPGKRAADIGMLNH
- a CDS encoding c-type cytochrome, producing MGGHHLRRALALALCCFASVPVSAAADAPTGFAICATCHGAHGEGSDAGPELRGVLGRKAASGTDFAYSAAMRRSGKVWTEAEIAAFLLNPQAAVPGTRMAYPGASTPAEAAALAAYVAMLK
- a CDS encoding TonB-dependent receptor, producing MKKLYALGVSLGALLMASQSAFAQSSSGRSSSSQSSQTEPSAGNSGGKLEEIIVTAQRRQESLQKAALAITAVTGDQLQSRGVTSMEGLGRMTAGLQITPSAGPYSTFTVRGITQLSGNAFADPSVAVNLNGVYLASPTAMRGLFYDLERVEVLKGPQGTLYGRNATAGAINIIPKRPKFEFGAEAGVDVGNYNRADVNGAINVPLSSTVAVRVAGQRVRRDGYFSDGSSDENVQALRAQVLFEPSADFSLLLSGDYAHQGGMGAGATLRRRCAAMVPPQTGGHDGNCFVASPYTGLSDLSAEYTRYGFAPQPRNIYDDSYYYGVSLNADWKTDLGTVTFIGGYRSSDVNWRNSAPSWQFIAKDRPRQKSAELRLASPSGRRLQYVLGAYYLDTENHSRQNGENSATPNFSDQFNNLTGWTGALFSQLSYALTDTFRVTGGLRYTYEHKNSDSRRYVLANLVGPDPVIPASESTNLTPAYLQQSASWKRVNWKAGVEWDAGPRNMLYANVSTGFKAGGFFYGPAQVVNGVSSACATNCIYQPEQVTSYVIGSKNRFLDNRLQLNVEAFYIDYKDQQISVVKLFDIGGALSSVLVTDNAGKSRNYGVELEADFMATRHTRLNTQIQYLNSKYQNFSYLTSAAGAPPSSSSCAITPAAVAGQVNVNCSGQPGLRTPKWRVLGGIEQTIPLASGARFKLGASARYESAFQSDVSYIPETMSYATARVDMNLGYTSKDDRLSITAYVDNLTNVVTITSATMNTSYARTRIAAAGPSQLVGVNLAPPRTFGLRAQVKF
- a CDS encoding carboxymuconolactone decarboxylase family protein; this translates as MTTYNDGREQAGLAIIEQLGWGQNEEVRALDEDLWRIISEANFGTIWAREGLSLRDRELICMSILIAIGAPGVSIHFKHAKNLGFTDEELKEIIIQTIPYAGLPKALGAMALLRRIQQGSNPEL
- a CDS encoding NAD(P)-dependent oxidoreductase; the protein is MRVLLIIGPAMAGQGAQLIARLSAAGLEVELGQAPDAGEDWHVDADILAGPGWLPCDSALFQRSPRLRRLVAIGIGTEGFDRAEAARRGIDVRNGATRENVQGMASATILLMMALAHRLPDAVAACRAGGRRAMAGVRSLDDMVVGLIGYGAIGSLVAARLRAWGIDVRAYSPSRRPGTAQDGVSFMELDALLAACDLISLHAALNRDTYGLLGARRLEGMKPGALLVNTARGGLVDEVALAQALGEGLIGGAALDCFAQEPLPVDHPLWDAPNAILTPHQIGHTQAGQASVMERFVANIIAPLPALPS